A portion of the Halalkalicoccus subterraneus genome contains these proteins:
- a CDS encoding cytochrome P450 family protein, with product MSADPDAGPDIDADAETETEIESEYDSDIGTANTMQARSSESRIKLWATMKADRLLITALLAIGFFVGFVVIGHLFVPNFASTLRSDSMISYMFSTMISAIITGTTLIVTISQIVISQENGPLGDQRERMSNTMDFRDYTEEMIGSPSPADPSAFLRQIISATDRRAKTLRDAITDNGNDELRAEVDEFTESLIENAEEVRQELNGATFGSFEVLNAALNYNYGIKIFQVERIANDYPEDLTDEDMAVLDDLKSTLSMFGPAREHIKTLYFQWALMDLSQMILYTSVPGLLVAGSMLGFYSGISLTNSTFGISHTIVVVGAALTITLIPFLLLISYIARVATSAKRTLAMGPLVLRESQR from the coding sequence ATGAGCGCGGACCCGGACGCCGGGCCGGACATCGACGCCGACGCCGAGACCGAAACCGAGATCGAGTCCGAATACGACTCGGATATCGGTACCGCCAACACGATGCAGGCGCGCTCGAGCGAGAGCCGCATCAAGCTTTGGGCGACGATGAAAGCCGATCGACTGCTGATCACGGCCCTGCTGGCGATCGGCTTTTTCGTCGGCTTCGTCGTGATCGGACACCTGTTCGTCCCGAACTTCGCTTCGACGCTCCGTTCGGACAGCATGATCAGTTACATGTTCTCGACGATGATCAGCGCGATCATCACCGGAACGACGCTGATCGTCACGATCAGCCAGATCGTGATCTCCCAGGAAAACGGGCCGCTCGGCGATCAGCGCGAGCGCATGAGCAACACGATGGACTTTCGTGATTACACCGAGGAGATGATCGGCTCGCCTAGCCCCGCCGATCCCTCGGCGTTCCTCCGCCAGATAATCAGCGCGACCGACAGACGAGCCAAGACCCTTCGAGACGCCATCACCGACAACGGGAACGACGAACTCCGGGCGGAGGTCGACGAGTTCACCGAGAGCCTGATCGAGAACGCCGAGGAGGTCCGCCAGGAGCTAAACGGTGCGACCTTCGGCTCGTTCGAGGTGCTCAACGCCGCGCTCAACTACAACTACGGCATCAAGATCTTCCAGGTCGAACGGATCGCGAACGACTATCCCGAGGATCTCACCGACGAGGACATGGCGGTCCTTGACGACCTGAAGTCGACGCTGTCGATGTTCGGCCCGGCGCGCGAGCACATCAAGACGCTGTACTTCCAGTGGGCGCTGATGGACCTCTCGCAGATGATCCTCTACACGTCGGTGCCAGGCCTTCTGGTCGCCGGAAGTATGCTTGGCTTTTACAGTGGGATTTCCCTCACGAACTCGACGTTCGGAATCAGTCATACGATCGTGGTCGTCGGCGCGGCACTGACGATCACGCTGATCCCGTTCCTGTTGCTAATCAGTTACATCGCGCGGGTGGCGACCTCCGCAAAGCGGACCCTCGCGATGGGGCCGCTCGTGCTCCGGGAGTCCCAGCGCTAA
- a CDS encoding DUF4177 domain-containing protein codes for MSQNRVRWEYETLRPPREATKKEASDPKAELNALGEEGWELVETVEYTGGGTKYLVFKRPVEDGAT; via the coding sequence ATGAGTCAGAACAGAGTGCGGTGGGAGTACGAGACGCTCAGGCCGCCCCGCGAGGCGACGAAGAAGGAGGCCAGCGACCCGAAAGCCGAGCTGAACGCGCTCGGCGAGGAGGGCTGGGAACTGGTCGAGACGGTCGAGTACACCGGTGGCGGGACGAAATATCTGGTCTTCAAGCGTCCGGTCGAGGATGGAGCGACATGA